A single genomic interval of Anopheles marshallii chromosome 2, idAnoMarsDA_429_01, whole genome shotgun sequence harbors:
- the LOC128709146 gene encoding uncharacterized protein LOC128709146, with translation MEIRQRATSAGKSTAGATITAMLVLLVVKDVDSVHITHLSVPRVHVLDNYHHQRHDQHHYYAQSQLKARDDPDIPFDPAEPDPLSLELRGPDPAEHLVLDCEYVIEPHETGFVLKWLHNDVPIYQWIPPHRSPSSLNRMRDHVNRTFTVGNEAMHKHRALALMHPSQDFAGKYSCSVQTFQSFDIKSADLFIIVPEYGFVLKNYQNLNDLVTVICSVYGVFPAPELSLWINDYRLENGTVNEIPVAEGLYDSSVTVQLVLYESLQPDDVIRCTLTIPGTEYRRTKETVFVVVNNRPFGESNSILDPFGTVSYSSTAKVPVSPLTGSNPAPTSTDAATTPEASTSTKVTVSQRPSSSAVAGTASPKDTGVRPQIPSVIRLRPTASSTRVLTVQQSNSVDSDEIMNVLDFKELLNENLLYNNGADRLELHRLRSVVLVLSIPLLLTGHLMVMLRRWQMHGS, from the exons ATGTCGATTCCGTACACATAACGCATCTTTCCGTGCCGCGGGTGCACGTGTTAGATAATTACCATCACCAGCGGCACGATCAGCACCACTATTACGCCCAAAGCCAGCTAAAGGCTCGCGATGACCCGGACATACCGTTTGATCCGGCGGAACCGGACCCACTGTCACTGGAGCTCCGCGGGCCCGATCCGGCCGAACATCTCGTGCTGGACTGTGAGTACGTCATCGAACCGCACGAGACGGGGTTCGTGCTGAAGTGGCTGCACAACGACGTACCGATCTACCAGTGGATTCCACCGCACCGCAGCCCGTCCAGCTTGAATCGCATGCGGGACCACGTCAACCGGACGTTCACCGTGGGTAACGAGGCGATGCACAAGCATCGGGCGTTGGCACTGATGCATCCGAGCCAGGACTTTGCCGGCAAGTACAGCTGCTCCGTGCAGACGTTCCAATCGTTCGACATCAAGTCTGCCGATCTGTTCATCATCG TTCCCGAGTACGGGTTTGTGCTGAAGAACTATCAAAACTTAAACGACCTGGTGACGGTCATCTGTAGCGTGTACGGTGTTTTCCCAGCGCCCGAGCTGTCACTGTGGATCAACGACTACAGGCTGGAGAACGGAACCGTCAACGAGATCCCGGTGGCCGAGGGTCTGTACGATAGCTCCGTCACCGTCCAGTTGGTGCTGTACGAGTCGCTACAGCCGGACGATGTGATCAGATGCACGCTCACCATCCCCGGGACGGAGTATCGACGGACGAAGGAGACCGTGTTTGTAG TTGTAAATAACAGACCGTTCGGGGAGTCTAACTCCATCCTGGACCCGTTCGGGACGGTGTCCTACAGCAGCACGGCCAAGGTGCCGGTGTCACCGTTGACCGGCAGCAATCCAGCGCCAACCTCGACCGATGCAGCGACCACACCGGAAGCATCAACCAGCACGAAAGTGACGGTGAGCCAACGGCCAAGCTCGTCCGCAGTTGCGGGTACCGCCAGCCCGAAAGACACCGGCGTCCGGCCACAGATTCCGTCCGTCATACGGTTGCGGCCGACGGCCAGCTCGACCCGTGTGCTCACCGTGCAGCAGTCCAACTCGGTCGACTCGGACGAGATAATGAATGTGTTGGACTTCAAGGAGCTGCTTAACGAGAACTTGCTCTACAACAATGGTGCCGACCGGTTAG AACTTCACCGGTTGCGGTCtgtggttttggttttaagCATACCGTTGCTGCTTACTGGCCACCTAATGGTAATGCTACGACGATGGCAGATGCATGGTTCGTAA